The following are encoded in a window of Patescibacteria group bacterium genomic DNA:
- a CDS encoding M24 family metallopeptidase, which yields MNLIKIRSACKLADAILAEVVGNLRRGKSEMEVAAEIRKLAKTKTDGLAFPPIVAFGKNSAEPHHSPTGRKLKIGDIVKIDLGFRVGGFCSDLTRTFFTAEPTDFQRKIYETVLAAQKLGIRKTRSGITGKDLDAFARNFFESVTFPPFAKGGQGGFAKNFVHSLGHGVGRRIHQNPKIGPKSKSTLKLGDVLTIEPGLYFKNRFGIRIEDTVSVGKNGAELLTHFPKKLKILKIG from the coding sequence ATGAATCTTATTAAAATTCGTTCCGCCTGCAAACTCGCCGATGCGATTCTCGCGGAAGTCGTTGGAAATTTGCGGCGCGGGAAATCAGAAATGGAAGTCGCGGCGGAAATTCGGAAGCTTGCGAAAACCAAAACGGACGGACTCGCCTTCCCGCCCATCGTCGCGTTTGGAAAAAATTCAGCCGAGCCGCACCACTCCCCGACTGGGCGAAAATTGAAGATTGGCGACATCGTGAAAATCGACCTCGGTTTTCGCGTCGGCGGTTTTTGTTCGGATTTGACGCGTACTTTTTTCACAGCCGAACCGACCGACTTTCAGCGAAAAATTTATGAGACGGTTTTGGCAGCGCAAAAATTGGGAATTCGCAAAACACGCAGCGGAATTACAGGAAAAGATTTGGATGCGTTCGCACGGAATTTTTTTGAGTCCGTAACCTTCCCCCCTTTCGCAAAGGGGGGTCAGGGGGGATTTGCGAAAAATTTCGTTCATTCACTCGGTCATGGCGTCGGCAGAAGAATTCACCAAAATCCGAAGATTGGACCGAAATCCAAATCGACCTTGAAGCTCGGCGACGTGTTGACGATTGAACCCGGTTTGTATTTCAAAAATCGTTTTGGCATCCGCATCGAGGACACTGTTTCGGTTGGGAAAAATGGCGCGGAGCTGCTCACACATTTCCCGAAAAAATTAAAAATTTTGAAAATCGGCTAA
- the recR gene encoding recombination mediator RecR, with protein sequence MKNFPSSISRMIDAFASLPGIGEKTATRLVFHLVRSPENLARELGEAATNLKKDLRLCACCRNIATSEQCEICEDTERDASQICVVEEALDVLAFEKAGAWKGSYHVLHGVLNPLEGIGPESLTIVDLLRRVERGGVTEIILAMNPSVEGEATASYITKQLQPFQIKITRIARGLPTGSELSYADEVTLAAAMKGRRDF encoded by the coding sequence GTGAAAAATTTTCCCAGTTCAATTTCGCGGATGATTGATGCTTTCGCGAGTCTGCCAGGCATCGGCGAGAAGACCGCGACGCGGCTGGTTTTTCATCTCGTGCGTTCGCCCGAAAATTTGGCGCGGGAGCTCGGTGAAGCGGCGACGAATTTGAAAAAAGATTTACGACTTTGCGCGTGCTGCCGCAATATCGCGACGAGCGAGCAGTGTGAGATTTGCGAAGATACCGAGCGCGACGCTTCGCAGATTTGCGTGGTCGAGGAAGCGCTCGATGTTTTGGCTTTCGAAAAAGCGGGCGCGTGGAAAGGCAGCTACCATGTCCTGCACGGCGTGCTCAATCCGCTCGAAGGCATCGGTCCGGAAAGTCTCACGATTGTGGATTTGCTGCGGCGGGTCGAGCGCGGTGGTGTCACAGAAATTATTCTCGCGATGAATCCTTCGGTCGAGGGTGAAGCGACAGCGTCCTATATCACGAAGCAGCTGCAGCCATTTCAAATCAAAATCACGCGCATCGCTCGCGGCCTACCGACTGGCTCAGAATTGTCTTACGCTGACGAAGTGACGCTCGCGGCAGCGATGAAAGGACGGAGAGATTTCTAA
- a CDS encoding four helix bundle protein, producing MKSNFQKLLVWQKSMTLVAEIYKATETFPANEKFGLTSQMRRAAVSIPSNIVEGYERETKKDFANFLIIAKGSAGELETQILIALLLEYLPKEKSEVINLKIVEIKKMLTALRKKILLTTNY from the coding sequence ATGAAGAGTAATTTTCAAAAACTTCTCGTTTGGCAAAAATCGATGACTCTTGTTGCCGAAATTTATAAAGCAACTGAAACCTTCCCAGCGAATGAAAAATTCGGTCTAACCTCACAAATGCGCCGAGCCGCTGTTTCAATTCCTTCAAACATTGTCGAAGGATACGAAAGAGAAACCAAAAAAGATTTTGCGAATTTTTTAATTATCGCCAAAGGCTCAGCTGGCGAACTGGAAACCCAAATCCTAATCGCACTCTTGTTGGAGTATCTGCCAAAAGAAAAATCTGAAGTGATAAACCTAAAGATTGTCGAAATTAAAAAAATGCTCACTGCCCTAAGAAAAAAGATTCTACTGACTACTAACTACTGA
- the glmS gene encoding glutamine--fructose-6-phosphate transaminase (isomerizing), translating into MCGIIAFLGNRDNAGKIVVDGLKKLEYRGYDSFGFAEKIGDKIRVSKSVGKISEFKETAKTFAKTNLAFGHTRWATHGKVNRVNAHPHASADGKVVVVHNGIVENHAELRKMLEKKGVKFVSETDTEVIPNLIADFLRKNSPREAVRKTAQKLVGRFAFVAAIAGEAKLFAARNGSPLILGIEKFYPKSDEKLLAKVDGSAFFIGSDVPAFLDFTHDVVYLDDGELVEIEESPMKDHFHGHFFEIASGRPIKKRVISIDLKASRAEKGDFTHFMLKEIFEQKETITRALNQDEKQIERVAELIRRSFGTFFIGCGTAGKVCATAEYLFAKIARRHVNVIFGSEFDTQEAFLTDRTLLIAVSQSGETADILEAYKIAKQKKVKTVGVVNVAGSSVARQSDVVLPVNAGVEKAVASTKATTAQLAILTLLAFTVAGKLEEGKRVLAEAASSINDFLNPRYSAHLEKIARKIKKVESLYIIGKGADYPMALEAAIKLQEVSYIHAEGFAAGELKHGPLALITKGTPLIAFVPMGKFRADVLSNVAEVKARGGRIIGVSPKNDDLFDEWIRVPAVGAAQPIVNIIPIQLLAYHLAVLRKNNPDLPRNLAKSVTVK; encoded by the coding sequence ATGTGTGGAATCATTGCCTTTCTCGGAAACCGTGACAACGCCGGCAAAATCGTCGTCGATGGTTTGAAAAAATTGGAATACCGCGGCTACGATTCTTTCGGCTTCGCCGAAAAGATTGGTGACAAAATCCGCGTTTCGAAAAGCGTCGGCAAAATTTCGGAATTCAAGGAGACTGCCAAAACTTTCGCGAAAACTAATCTCGCTTTCGGTCACACGCGCTGGGCGACGCACGGCAAAGTGAATCGCGTGAATGCGCACCCGCACGCCTCAGCCGATGGCAAGGTCGTCGTCGTGCATAATGGCATCGTCGAGAACCACGCCGAGCTGCGCAAAATGCTCGAGAAAAAAGGTGTGAAATTCGTGAGCGAGACCGACACCGAAGTGATTCCGAATTTGATTGCGGACTTTTTGCGGAAAAATTCACCGCGCGAAGCCGTGCGTAAAACCGCGCAAAAATTAGTCGGGCGCTTCGCTTTCGTCGCGGCCATCGCCGGCGAAGCGAAACTTTTCGCCGCGAGAAACGGATCACCTTTGATTCTCGGCATTGAAAAATTTTATCCGAAGTCGGACGAAAAACTTTTGGCGAAAGTCGATGGCTCGGCTTTCTTCATCGGCAGCGATGTCCCCGCCTTTTTGGATTTTACGCACGATGTGGTTTATCTCGACGACGGCGAGCTAGTCGAGATCGAGGAGTCTCCGATGAAAGACCATTTCCACGGACATTTTTTCGAAATCGCCAGTGGTCGCCCAATCAAGAAACGCGTGATCTCGATCGACCTCAAAGCGAGCCGCGCGGAAAAAGGCGACTTCACGCACTTCATGCTGAAGGAAATTTTCGAACAAAAGGAAACGATCACGCGCGCACTGAATCAAGACGAGAAACAAATCGAGCGCGTCGCGGAATTGATTCGCCGAAGTTTCGGGACTTTTTTCATCGGCTGCGGCACCGCCGGCAAAGTCTGTGCGACCGCGGAATATCTTTTTGCGAAGATTGCGCGCCGCCATGTGAATGTGATTTTCGGCAGCGAGTTCGACACGCAGGAAGCTTTTTTGACCGACCGCACGCTGCTCATCGCGGTCAGCCAGTCCGGCGAGACCGCCGATATTTTGGAAGCTTACAAAATCGCCAAACAGAAAAAAGTGAAAACTGTCGGCGTGGTAAATGTCGCCGGCAGCTCAGTCGCGCGCCAATCGGATGTCGTCCTGCCGGTGAATGCCGGTGTGGAGAAAGCCGTCGCCTCGACCAAAGCGACGACCGCGCAGCTCGCGATTTTGACCCTGCTCGCTTTCACCGTCGCGGGCAAACTCGAAGAAGGCAAAAGAGTCTTGGCGGAAGCTGCCAGCTCAATCAATGATTTTCTGAATCCGCGCTACTCCGCACACTTGGAAAAAATCGCCCGCAAAATCAAAAAGGTCGAATCACTCTACATCATCGGCAAAGGCGCAGACTATCCGATGGCGCTCGAAGCCGCGATCAAATTGCAGGAGGTCAGCTACATTCACGCCGAGGGTTTCGCGGCTGGAGAATTGAAACACGGACCGCTCGCGCTGATTACGAAAGGCACACCACTCATCGCTTTCGTCCCGATGGGCAAATTCCGCGCGGATGTCCTGTCAAATGTCGCGGAGGTGAAAGCGCGCGGCGGGCGCATCATCGGCGTCTCGCCGAAGAATGACGACCTTTTCGATGAATGGATCCGCGTGCCCGCCGTCGGCGCCGCGCAGCCAATCGTAAATATCATCCCGATTCAGCTCCTCGCCTACCACCTCGCCGTGCTGCGGAAAAATAATCCCGACCTGCCGCGGAATTTGGCGAAGTCAGTCACTGTTAAATAA
- the purQ gene encoding phosphoribosylformylglycinamidine synthase I, protein MQKQPKIAVIQFPGSNCELETARAVVRNDMLAEHFRWNEKKSLKSFAGAILVGGFSYEDRGRSGLIASKDPLLKEVFALAKRGGVVLGICNGAQVLVETGLVPNFEFGKSTLALTHNRRVKNGAVVGENFYNDWVFVRPQKNRANAFNQFEEENLRIPVAHAEGRFFSEDADLIGKIVEENLNAFVYCDAEGNIQPEFPTNPNGSILNLAGVTNAAGNVCALMPHPERTPIGDPIFQSMRRWILGEVEKPQARKIKFAAPVSKILAAPKTDVELFVKLKITDNEALSVGRAAQLDLEKFRWFGFQFTNSLTHEISRGLTPIVKTNLEKIIRSGSLLNAEKEEVFVKFAGKVWKFSKDHGLVAAQFALPKNRILAREKEASLDESREQTLNNLLGKSAVRNFTSGVLWGTEEAKAKFEKAIAANFFHHPAAMELVACSL, encoded by the coding sequence GTGCAAAAACAGCCAAAAATCGCGGTAATTCAATTCCCCGGCTCGAACTGCGAGCTCGAGACGGCACGTGCCGTCGTACGCAACGATATGCTCGCCGAGCATTTTCGCTGGAACGAGAAGAAGAGTTTGAAAAGCTTTGCTGGTGCGATTTTGGTCGGTGGCTTCAGCTACGAAGACCGCGGACGCAGCGGTTTGATTGCTTCGAAAGATCCGCTGCTGAAAGAAGTTTTTGCCCTGGCGAAGCGCGGTGGCGTGGTGCTTGGAATTTGTAACGGCGCCCAAGTCTTGGTCGAGACCGGACTCGTGCCGAATTTCGAATTTGGGAAATCGACGCTCGCACTCACCCACAACCGCCGCGTGAAAAATGGTGCCGTCGTCGGTGAAAATTTTTATAACGATTGGGTTTTTGTCCGCCCGCAAAAAAATCGCGCCAATGCCTTCAATCAGTTCGAGGAAGAAAATTTGCGCATTCCAGTCGCGCACGCCGAGGGACGCTTTTTTTCGGAAGACGCTGATTTGATTGGCAAAATCGTGGAAGAAAATTTGAATGCTTTTGTTTACTGCGATGCAGAAGGAAACATTCAGCCGGAATTCCCGACGAATCCGAATGGCTCGATTCTGAATCTCGCCGGTGTGACGAATGCGGCGGGCAATGTCTGCGCCTTGATGCCGCATCCCGAGCGCACGCCAATCGGCGATCCGATTTTTCAATCAATGCGCCGCTGGATCTTGGGCGAAGTCGAGAAACCCCAAGCGCGCAAAATTAAATTTGCTGCGCCGGTTTCGAAAATTTTGGCTGCGCCAAAAACTGACGTCGAACTTTTCGTGAAGCTAAAAATCACGGACAATGAGGCGCTCTCGGTCGGTCGCGCCGCTCAACTGGATTTAGAGAAATTCAGATGGTTTGGGTTTCAATTCACAAATTCGTTAACCCACGAGATATCTCGTGGGTTAACTCCAATAGTAAAAACCAATTTAGAAAAAATCATTCGCAGCGGCAGCTTATTAAATGCTGAAAAAGAAGAGGTTTTTGTGAAGTTCGCTGGCAAGGTGTGGAAATTTTCCAAAGACCACGGACTCGTCGCCGCGCAATTCGCGCTACCGAAAAATCGAATTCTCGCCCGCGAAAAAGAAGCCAGTCTCGACGAATCGCGCGAACAAACTTTGAATAACCTGCTCGGCAAATCCGCCGTCCGAAATTTCACCAGTGGAGTTTTGTGGGGCACAGAAGAAGCAAAAGCGAAATTTGAAAAAGCCATCGCAGCGAACTTTTTTCATCATCCAGCTGCTATGGAGTTAGTAGCTTGTAGTTTGTAG